The following nucleotide sequence is from Anas acuta chromosome 11, bAnaAcu1.1, whole genome shotgun sequence.
cCCCTGCCAGCCTTCTCCGCACCCTGGGGCACCAGCCTGGGGGGCTGCGTCCTCctctgtccctccctgcccacGCCTCCGCCTCCGGGtgcttcctgcaggcagcaaggcCCCTCCACGAGATCCTCCTGCTGCCTACCAGCCGGGGGGAGGCGAAGGCCATTTTcccccagctcttcctggcCCTCCTCTTCCAAGTGTCCTTCACCACGGagctgaagctgcaggaggtgcaggtCTTCTGGGAGAAGCACCGGCAGGACCTGCTCACTCCCGTCAGGTGCCACATCCCCGGCCCCTGCTGCTCAGaggagcccagggctggggctcccGGCGTGACCCGGGCCCTTCTCTGCCTGCAGGTCCACGGTGCAGGCCCTGAAAGCGCTGCTCTGCAGCGTGGGCCTGGGGAGCCAGGTGCTGGCCATCGAGGCGCAGGGCGGCTGGGCCGCGCTTCTCAGCGCCGAGAGCCACCTCTGGGGCGTGCAGGTGGTGGCCAGGTGAGAGCCCCTCGTCGGCACCatcccagccctggaggtgacAGGGGCTTCTCGGAGGAAGTGCTGCCACAGCATGGGTGCCCGTGGCCGCTGGGCTGGTGGCAAAAGAGAGCGCTGCAaagccaggagagctgggccCGCCCGGCTCGGGGCTGACGGCGCCTGCTTGCCGTTCTCCCTGCCAGGGAAATGAAGGAGTTGCCCAGGAGCCTGCGCGCCACCATCATCCACCAGCTGGTTGAGCTGCTCCGCACGGAGGCCTCCTCCTGGCAGACGGTGGCCATGGTCATCCTCAGCAAGgtgagcaggggcagcaggagcagcgagCCCACGTGGGGCTCTGCACAAGCCCTGCTGCCTCGGGGCCAGGCTTGGCCGTGCCCTGGCATTCCTGCCCTGGCATTCTTGCTGCTGAGCCGGCACTGCGCCCCACGtccttttcagctgctggagtgcACAGAGCTCGGCGACGAGCTGGACTGCGTCGTGAGCCTCTTTGCCAGCTACCTGCGGAGCCCGTGCCTGGGCATGCAGAGCCTGGTGCTCAGGGCGATCCTGGGGCTCACCGAGAGGCCGGCCACGGTGAGCGGGGGCAGCCGGCAACGCCACGAGTGCCGCGGCttgggctgggctggccccGGGCTCTTGTGGCTCGGCACCTTGCCAGGCAGCGGGGAGGGCAAGGGGCGTTGGGCGGGCTGGGAGAGTGTTTTCGCCCAGGGGGCAGTCCTTgctttccccaaaggaaggtgtTTTGTTCACACAGGCGAGGCAAACGCTCGTCCTGCTGCCGAGCATCAcggagcagctgcaggctgcagacagCGACACCCGCGCTGTCGCTCTGCCCGTGCTCAGCACCATGCTGCGGCTCCTGGAGGGGAGGACGCTCAGCCTCGCGGCTCTGGAGCTGGCCGGCAAGCTCCCAGCCCTCTTTGGCGACGTAAGGCTGCGTCCCCATGGCTGCGTCCCTGGGACAGCCCGCTGGGGGCTCTCCCTGCCCGCTTCCCAGCCCTGGGCGCCGCGAGCCCTTGGGCAGGCTCGTTTGGGAACGCTTTTGGGGGCTCGGGGACTTTGCCCCCAGCGGGACCGACGTCCCCCTCTCGCCCTCCCCAGGACTCAAGTACGGTGCGGCTTCTCTCTATTCGCCTCTTCCTCGACACGCTGGGCTTTGTGGAGGGCAGCCaagagaagctgcagcaggtaGCACACAGGAGCCTGCTCCCGCTGTCCTTCCACCTGCACGACCAGGACGAGAGCGTGGCCGAGGTGGGCATTTTGCTCCTTGGGGGAGGGCGATGCTgactgccctgccctgccctgccctgccttgggGGCCCCCGAGCACcaggggtgctgcagctgctggcagcgttAGTCTCCACTGAGGCCCCCTCCCTgcggaggggctgcggggggggggagcagggtcttctgcccaggctctgctgccatCTCAGCTGTTCTGCAGGCCTCCCGGGAAGCCCTCCTTGGTGTCGCGCGCTTCCTGCGCTGGAGGCAGCTGGCGCACCTGGCCGAGAcgctgcagagctggaagatCGGCGAGTGCCTGGTACGCACAGTTCTGCAcccgggaccggggccggggccggggccgccctgCGCTGAGCCCGCgcccttccctctgcagctggCCCGGAGGAGCAGCGCAGCAGAGGAGTACCTGGCCCAGAGCCTGCCCTacctgcagagcctgcaggagccCCTGCGGCGGGAGGCTGTGAGGTTCACTGGTGAGCCGCGAGCCTGGGGTCCCCCGTCCCTGTGCCTTCGTGTTGCGCCCCGGGGAGCAGCCGGGGGCGCTGACAGGCCGTGTGTCCCCAGGGCTCGTGGGGAGGCACCTGCTGGATCAGCACCAGAGCAAGAGCCAGGACATCTGCCAAGGTGAGCCAGGGAGGGGGATGGCAGGAGCCtgtcccctgctccctcctggctgTGCGGAGAGCTGGGGGCAACGTCTGCGGGGGGCCGGGCGCTCTGTGGTACAGGGCCGTCACCTCGCCTCTCCTTCTCTGTTCTCTCAGTCCTGCGAGGCTTGGCAAACGACCCCTGCGAGTCGGTCTCGTCGCTGGCGATTCAGACGGTGCAGATCCTGCAAGCACCAAGGCCACGCTCGCGCTTCAGCTTTCGGCAGCTGTGCTCCAGGCTGCAGAAGGCGTGGAGGAGGCGACGCTCTTCCCCGGCAGGCAGCTGAGCGTGCTGGAAAGCTCCTGgcatctcctcctgcctgcagcgcagccccgctccccgggcACGTTCCCTCCACTTCTCCGGCCTTCTGCATGCCGGGGGCACGCCCGAAGCAGCTCCTGAAGCCCATGAACAACAGGGCTTCAGCCGGCGCCTCTCCAGCAGCGAGCCTGCTCCAAGACCCCCGCTTCGGCCTGGGACACTGCCAGGGATGGCACAGCCGCAGCTCCACTGGGCCACCCGCCCTCAGCGCGGAAagtggcctcctcctcctcctcgttgCCATCAGagctggccagcagcatcctcagctaCACGCAGGCTgtgcctccccagccccgggggcacTGTGCAGCCCTCCCTGGAGCGCAGCTCTGCGCACACGCCCCACGCCTGGGGGCCTCGCTCTTTTGCCCTCTCTCTGGCCTTTCGTGCGGTCTCccccattttcttcccttcccttccctgccctgccgtGCCCTacccttcctgccctgccctgcccttcctgccctgcccatcccttcatttttttcctccctctcccttttccctttaattaaactttttgtATCTCAAACCACAAGCTCCATGTGTCtgtcgtattttctccccctgcctcttggaggaggggcagggagagagcggCCGTGctggaactcggctgcccacctgaggaAAACCAGCACCCTGTTGGGACAGCAGGGGCGTGCTGGAGTGCTGCCTTTCTCCACTTCACCATTTGCCCGGAGGAAGGATCTGCCCCCTCTGACTCTGGCCAGCACTGAGCGTCCTTTTGGGATGCTGCCAGGCTGCACGAGGACAACCAGGCGCTGTAGCACTGGGGAGAGAGTCTCCAAGTGTCTTCCCTCCAGAGGCCAGCTCTTCTGAAGACAGCAGTTTCCCCCAGCAGGGGGAAACCAAAACCAGTGCTTTGTGCCCCAAAGAAGAGGCTCTGAGCACAGAACCAGAGGCCTTGGGTCTgaacaattcaaaataaataaataaatagaaaaaaataaacgaaacaaagaagaggaaaaaagaaagagaaaaatggtgtTGGATCCTAAAAGGCTTCTTTGGTCCCTCAAAGCCTCTGGGCTGCATGGTCCAAAACCTGTTTTAAAGTCCAAAGCCTCACTACTTTGAGGACCACCCCTTGGTTAGGATCCAAAGGATCTTCATTAGTAGGTCCCCGTGTTTCCTTGTTTGCCTGCCACAGCCTTCTTTTCAGGGTCCAGCACCTCCACTTGGGATCCAAAGTCGTCTTTTGATCTCCTAACCCCTCAGAACTGAGCCCCAGGCTCTACGTTCTAGTGAACAAATCTTGCTTTTCAGGGCCCTGCAACTCCATGCTGATCCAAAGGGGACTTTTTATGGCTTACCTCCTCAGTTTTCAAGCCCACGCCATCATTTTTAGGGCACAATGCCTTACTTTGGTGTCTCACAGTTTCATTTGAGGCTGCAAAGCTGCCTTTATAGGGTGCAATACCTTAGCTGACAGGAACCCTCTTTCATTTGCAGTTTCAAAATGTTCATTCAAATAGCCAAGGCCTGAGGCTTTGGGCCCAAAGCCTCCTTTTCGGGTCCAAACACCCACCTGGAGGGAGCAAAGCATCGCTCTTGGATCTACACAGAGgagggcaggctgtgctgtcTGACATTTTTAGGCCCCGGCCTCACATAGTAGGGCAAAAGCCTCTTCCTTGGGCTCAAAAGCCTTGATTGAAAGGATAACCTCTCCTGGTTTTTTGTTGCTTACACATCAACCTTAGAGACCAGGCTGCCATTTCCAAGGAACAATTCCCTATTTTTAGGATCCACAATTCTATTATAAGATGCAACGCGGCCTTCTTAGATGGCCAGGCCTCCCCCTTAACCTAGCTTCTGGATCCAATGTcagatttttcttgcttccagCCACACTCTTACGGACCAGGCTGTCCGTTTTTGGGCAACATGCCCAATTTCTAGGGTCCACACTTTGATCGTAAGGTGCAAAGCGGCCCTTTTAGATGCCGAGGCCTTATTTGAGAGGAAAACCCCTCATTCCATATTCCCAAATCCTCATGCTGGGAGCTGAGGCCTGAACTTTAGGGTCCAAAGCCTCCTCTTTCGGTCCAAACACCTAGATGGAGGAAAGAAGCACTTCAGGATCCAGACCCTGAGCCGCAGAGTCCAAAGGCCCAGCTTTCAGCTCCAAAGCCTGACTTGGAGATACAAGACAcgccctctcctcctcctcactgcctcttgcctcctcccctcctgaTATTTTAACACCCCATCTAGGAAGGACGCGTTGCATCTTATAATAAAATTGTGGACCCTAAAAATAGGGAATTGCCCCTTGGAAATGGCAGCCTGCTCTGTAGGATTGACGTGTAAGCAAGAACAATCCTGTCAAAAGGAGGGTTTATCCTTCCAATCAAGGCTTTGGAGCCCAAGGAAGAGGCTTTCTGCCTCAATATGTGACTCTGGGGCCTAAAAAGGATGCTTTGGGCCCTAAAAGTGAGATCCTGTGTCCAAAAACAGAGGGTGTAGGCGATAAAGGCGGCTTTGGATCCCAACTATAGGCTCTCTTGTCCTGAAAACATCCTGAAAGTTGGGTGCTTAAGAACAAGGCTGTGATCTATAAAGAGGAGCCTTGGTGCCATGCCTGTATGCTTCTCAGCTGCAAAGAAAGGGTGAGAAAAAGGTTTTGGATCTGCAAAAGATGCTCTTAGCCCTGAAGAGAAGAGGTAATAGGGTGAAAATGAGACATTTAGCCTTAATGAGGAAGGCCCCAAGAAGGCGGCTCTGAATTCAAGAGGTGGGTGTCCAGGCCCTAATATTAAGGCTTTGGTCACCAAAAGGGAGACTCTGGGCCCTACAAGGGAGTAGGTAGGCAATCAGCAGGGGAATTAGGATCCCAAAGCAGCCACTGGGCCCTGAAA
It contains:
- the LOC137862598 gene encoding maestro heat-like repeat-containing protein family member 6, which encodes MWRAMVSEPPATERVLRELLRILMNQSGCKTSTSTKDHPRILALAAARPLHEILLLPTSRGEAKAIFPQLFLALLFQVSFTTELKLQEVQVFWEKHRQDLLTPVRSTVQALKALLCSVGLGSQVLAIEAQGGWAALLSAESHLWGVQVVAREMKELPRSLRATIIHQLVELLRTEASSWQTVAMVILSKLLECTELGDELDCVVSLFASYLRSPCLGMQSLVLRAILGLTERPATARQTLVLLPSITEQLQAADSDTRAVALPVLSTMLRLLEGRTLSLAALELAGKLPALFGDDSSTVRLLSIRLFLDTLGFVEGSQEKLQQVAHRSLLPLSFHLHDQDESVAEVGILLLGGGRC